One stretch of Segatella copri DNA includes these proteins:
- the rpsA gene encoding 30S ribosomal protein S1 — protein sequence MSDLKNVKPLDDFNWDEFENGTSANVSKTDLEKAYDETLNKVTEHQVVEGTVISVDKKEVIVNIGYKSDGIIPASEFRYNPDLKVGDKVEVYVENQEDVKGQLVLSHKKARLSKSWERVNAALENEEVIQGYIKCRTKGGMIVDVFGIEAFLPGSQIDVHPIRDYDVFVGKTMEFKVVKINQEFRNVVVSHKALIEQELEQQRKEIIGKLEKGQILEGTVKNITTYGVFVDLGGVDGLIHITDLSWGRVSDPHEVVSLDQKINVVILDFDEEKKRIALGLKQLTPHPWDALDENLKVGDHVKGKVVVMADYGAFVEIAPGVEGLIHVSEMSWSQHLRSAQDFMKVGDEVEAVILTLDRAERKMSLGIKQLKEDPWEAIEAKYPVGSKHTAKVRNFTNFGIFVELEEGVDGLIHISDLSWTKKVKHPSEFTSVGASIDVVVLEIDKENRRLSLGHKQLEKNPWDEYEAIYTPGSVHQGTITELMDKGAVVALAEGGEGFATPKHLTKEDGAMAKKGETLDFKVIEFVKETKRIILSHSRTFEEGNEPVAKPAHKRANGGRKNNNETAMINNVAASTSLGDIDALAKLKAQMEGKA from the coding sequence ATGTCAGATTTAAAGAACGTAAAGCCATTGGACGACTTCAATTGGGATGAGTTTGAGAATGGCACAAGCGCAAACGTCAGCAAAACAGACCTCGAGAAGGCCTATGACGAAACTCTTAACAAGGTAACAGAACACCAGGTTGTAGAGGGTACAGTAATCTCTGTAGACAAGAAAGAGGTTATCGTAAACATCGGTTACAAGAGCGATGGTATTATCCCTGCTTCTGAATTCCGTTACAACCCAGACCTCAAGGTAGGCGACAAGGTTGAGGTTTATGTAGAGAACCAGGAGGACGTAAAGGGTCAGTTGGTACTCTCTCACAAGAAGGCTCGCCTCAGCAAGTCTTGGGAGCGTGTTAATGCAGCTCTCGAGAACGAGGAAGTTATCCAGGGTTACATCAAGTGCCGCACTAAGGGCGGTATGATCGTTGACGTTTTCGGTATCGAAGCTTTCTTGCCAGGAAGCCAGATCGACGTTCACCCTATACGCGACTACGACGTATTCGTAGGCAAGACAATGGAGTTCAAGGTTGTAAAGATCAACCAGGAGTTCCGCAATGTCGTTGTATCTCACAAGGCTCTCATCGAGCAGGAGCTCGAGCAGCAGCGTAAGGAGATCATCGGCAAACTCGAGAAGGGTCAGATCCTCGAGGGTACCGTTAAGAACATCACTACTTACGGTGTATTCGTTGACCTCGGCGGTGTTGACGGTTTGATCCACATCACAGACCTCTCTTGGGGCCGCGTAAGCGATCCACACGAGGTTGTATCTCTCGACCAGAAGATCAACGTTGTTATCCTCGACTTCGATGAGGAGAAGAAGCGTATCGCTCTCGGTTTGAAGCAGCTCACTCCACATCCATGGGATGCTCTCGATGAGAACCTCAAGGTAGGTGATCACGTGAAGGGTAAGGTAGTGGTTATGGCTGACTACGGTGCATTCGTTGAGATTGCTCCAGGTGTAGAGGGCTTGATCCACGTATCTGAGATGTCTTGGAGCCAGCACTTGCGTTCTGCTCAGGACTTCATGAAGGTAGGTGACGAGGTAGAGGCAGTTATCCTGACTCTCGACCGCGCTGAGCGCAAGATGAGCCTTGGTATCAAGCAGCTCAAGGAAGATCCATGGGAGGCTATCGAGGCTAAGTATCCTGTTGGCAGCAAGCACACAGCTAAGGTTCGCAACTTCACTAACTTCGGTATCTTCGTAGAGCTCGAGGAAGGTGTTGATGGTTTGATCCACATCTCTGACCTCTCTTGGACTAAGAAGGTTAAGCACCCATCTGAGTTCACTTCTGTAGGCGCTTCTATCGATGTAGTAGTTCTCGAAATCGATAAGGAGAACCGTCGCTTGAGCCTCGGCCACAAGCAGTTGGAGAAGAACCCATGGGATGAGTATGAGGCAATCTACACTCCAGGTTCTGTTCACCAGGGTACTATCACTGAGTTGATGGACAAGGGTGCTGTTGTAGCTCTCGCTGAGGGTGGTGAAGGTTTCGCTACTCCTAAGCACCTCACTAAGGAGGACGGCGCAATGGCTAAGAAGGGCGAGACTCTCGACTTCAAGGTTATCGAGTTCGTTAAGGAGACAAAGCGCATCATCCTCTCTCACTCTCGTACATTCGAGGAGGGTAACGAGCCAGTTGCTAAGCCAGCTCACAAGCGTGCAAACGGCGGTCGCAAGAACAACAACGAGACAGCTATGATCAACAACGTTGCTGCTAGCACATCACTCGGTGATATCGATGCACTCGCTAAGTTGAAGGCTCAGATGGAGGGCAAGGCTTAA
- the atpC gene encoding ATP synthase F1 subunit epsilon translates to MLQLKIVSPEKVVFQGEVESVLVPGTLGSFEILKDHAPIISSLEVGKVEYTTSEGKQVMNIKGGFVECKKNEVSLCVEV, encoded by the coding sequence ATGTTACAGCTAAAGATAGTATCTCCTGAGAAAGTAGTCTTCCAGGGTGAGGTAGAGAGCGTACTGGTTCCGGGAACCCTCGGCTCGTTCGAGATTCTCAAGGATCACGCGCCTATCATCTCTTCGCTCGAAGTGGGCAAGGTGGAATACACCACCAGTGAAGGCAAGCAGGTAATGAACATCAAGGGCGGATTCGTGGAATGTAAGAAAAACGAAGTAAGCCTTTGTGTAGAAGTATAA
- the atpD gene encoding F0F1 ATP synthase subunit beta, with the protein MSQINGRISQIIGPVIDVYFDTKGENPEKVLPKIYEALKVKRPDGRELVIEVQQHIGEDTVRCVAMDNTDGLQRGLEVIPTGNPIQMPAGEQIKGRMMNVIGQPIDGMNELDMKGAYPIHREAPKFDELSTHKEMLATGIKVIDLLEPYMKGGKIGLFGGAGVGKTVLIMELINNIAKGHNGYSVFAGVGERTREGNDLIRDMLESGVIKYGEKFRKAMEEGKWDLSLVDPEELAKSQATLVYGQMNEPPGARASVALSGLTVAEEFRDHGGKNGEAADIMFFIDNIFRFTQAGSEVSALLGRMPSAVGYQPTLASEMGAMQERITSTKNGSITSVQAVYVPADDLTDPAPATTFTHLDATTELSRKIASLGIYPAVDPLGSTSRILDPLIVGKAHYDCAQRVKQLLQRYNELQDIIAILGMDELSDEDKLTVNRARRVQRFLSQPFTVAEQFTGLKGVMVPIEETIKGFNAILDGEVDDLPEQAFLNVGTIEDAKEKAKQLLAAAQA; encoded by the coding sequence ATGTCACAAATTAATGGACGTATCTCTCAGATTATCGGTCCTGTTATCGACGTTTACTTCGATACAAAGGGCGAGAATCCAGAGAAGGTGCTTCCTAAAATTTATGAAGCTCTGAAGGTAAAACGTCCAGACGGACGCGAGCTTGTCATCGAGGTGCAGCAGCACATCGGTGAGGATACGGTTCGCTGTGTCGCTATGGATAATACTGACGGTTTGCAGCGCGGCTTGGAGGTTATCCCTACAGGTAACCCAATCCAGATGCCAGCCGGAGAGCAGATCAAGGGCCGTATGATGAATGTCATCGGACAGCCTATTGATGGTATGAATGAATTGGACATGAAGGGTGCTTATCCTATCCACCGTGAGGCTCCGAAGTTTGACGAACTTTCTACTCACAAGGAGATGCTTGCTACCGGTATTAAGGTGATTGACCTGCTTGAGCCTTACATGAAGGGTGGTAAGATTGGTCTTTTCGGTGGTGCCGGTGTAGGTAAGACGGTGCTCATCATGGAGTTGATCAACAACATTGCCAAGGGACACAACGGTTACTCTGTATTCGCTGGTGTAGGTGAGCGTACTCGCGAGGGTAACGACTTGATTCGAGACATGCTCGAGTCTGGTGTTATCAAGTATGGCGAGAAGTTCCGTAAAGCGATGGAAGAAGGTAAGTGGGATCTCTCACTTGTCGATCCAGAGGAACTTGCCAAGAGTCAGGCTACCCTGGTATATGGTCAGATGAATGAGCCACCTGGGGCACGTGCTTCTGTAGCTCTCTCTGGTTTGACCGTAGCTGAGGAGTTCCGTGATCACGGAGGTAAGAATGGTGAGGCAGCAGATATCATGTTCTTCATCGATAACATCTTCCGTTTCACCCAGGCTGGTTCTGAGGTATCTGCGCTGTTGGGTCGTATGCCATCAGCCGTAGGTTATCAGCCAACGCTGGCTTCTGAGATGGGTGCCATGCAGGAGCGAATCACTTCTACCAAGAATGGTTCCATCACCTCTGTACAGGCCGTTTATGTGCCTGCCGATGACTTGACCGACCCTGCTCCAGCTACCACCTTTACTCACTTGGATGCTACCACTGAGCTTTCCCGTAAGATTGCATCTCTCGGTATCTATCCTGCCGTAGACCCGCTGGGTTCTACCTCTCGTATCCTCGACCCGCTGATTGTGGGCAAGGCGCACTACGATTGTGCACAGCGAGTAAAGCAGTTGTTGCAGCGTTATAACGAGTTGCAGGATATCATCGCCATCCTCGGTATGGATGAGCTCTCTGATGAGGATAAGTTGACCGTGAACCGTGCACGCCGTGTACAGCGTTTCCTGAGCCAGCCATTCACCGTAGCAGAGCAGTTTACCGGTTTGAAGGGTGTGATGGTTCCTATCGAAGAGACTATCAAGGGCTTCAATGCCATCCTCGACGGTGAGGTAGATGACCTGCCAGAGCAGGCATTCCTCAACGTAGGTACTATCGAGGATGCCAAGGAGAAGGCTAAGCAGTTGCTCGCAGCAGCACAGGCGTAA
- a CDS encoding SLC13 family permease, translating into MTLVILAILILAYILIATENITKVNRAAVAIFAGTVGWVLYICFGMDFVTSEHSSDYSRYLNLGMWNEIESTSTTVKYFIARNIFLPYVGRAAEIVLFLLATMTIVEILNNNGCFDFIRQLLRTRSAKKMLWILAAVTFVISANLDNLTTTVMMLTMMHGVIPNRRQRMVYGGAILLSANCGGALTVIGNPEGLVMWNMGAVTATHYFLSLLLPCLAAWLIPLLMMQRMLPERVETEWIAMPYRGDDTRLNVWQRLLMLFVGIGGLWFIPTFHNITKLSPFLGALCVLGVLWIVNEIFNRKLMNMDAMADRRTPRVFQYGVVQMILFVMGIMLAIGVVKETGAFDDFAALLNSVGMDDKHPGVLLHGVLAGIVSTVLDNFATAMNFFSLHDLANVNDPSFSMLTDYHSNGIYWQMIAYCVMAGGNVLGIGTISGLALMKMERMHMGWYFRNIGWKALMGGVIGLAILWLSHILVAGAANLII; encoded by the coding sequence ATGACACTAGTCATCCTTGCCATACTGATACTGGCATATATTCTCATTGCAACTGAGAATATTACCAAGGTGAACCGTGCTGCCGTAGCCATCTTTGCTGGAACGGTAGGATGGGTTCTCTATATCTGTTTCGGTATGGACTTCGTGACCAGTGAACACTCTTCTGATTATTCACGCTATCTGAATCTCGGAATGTGGAACGAGATAGAATCCACCAGTACAACGGTGAAGTATTTTATTGCCCGTAACATCTTCCTTCCTTATGTGGGCAGAGCAGCAGAAATCGTACTCTTCCTGCTTGCCACTATGACGATAGTTGAAATTCTCAATAACAACGGATGCTTCGATTTCATACGCCAGTTGTTACGTACCCGAAGCGCCAAGAAAATGTTATGGATTCTCGCTGCCGTGACCTTTGTTATCTCGGCAAATCTCGATAATCTTACTACAACAGTGATGATGCTTACGATGATGCATGGGGTAATTCCAAACCGTCGTCAGCGCATGGTGTATGGAGGTGCCATTCTTCTTTCTGCCAACTGTGGCGGAGCTCTTACCGTTATCGGAAATCCGGAAGGACTGGTGATGTGGAATATGGGTGCTGTAACGGCTACTCATTATTTCCTGTCGCTTCTGCTGCCATGTCTTGCAGCCTGGCTCATTCCGTTGTTGATGATGCAGCGCATGCTGCCTGAAAGAGTAGAGACAGAATGGATTGCTATGCCATACCGCGGGGATGATACCCGTCTCAATGTATGGCAGCGCTTGCTGATGCTCTTTGTGGGCATCGGTGGATTGTGGTTTATCCCTACCTTCCATAATATTACGAAATTAAGTCCTTTCCTCGGTGCGCTCTGCGTATTGGGTGTTCTCTGGATTGTGAACGAGATATTCAACCGTAAACTCATGAATATGGATGCGATGGCTGACCGTCGTACTCCTAGAGTGTTCCAATACGGAGTCGTCCAGATGATTCTTTTCGTGATGGGTATCATGCTTGCCATCGGAGTGGTGAAGGAGACCGGTGCTTTTGACGATTTTGCCGCTCTTCTCAACTCTGTCGGTATGGATGATAAGCATCCTGGTGTGTTACTGCATGGTGTCTTGGCAGGTATAGTCAGTACTGTACTTGACAACTTTGCTACAGCCATGAATTTCTTCTCCCTTCATGATCTGGCAAATGTGAATGATCCTTCATTCAGCATGCTTACTGATTATCATTCCAATGGTATCTACTGGCAGATGATTGCATATTGCGTAATGGCTGGTGGTAACGTTCTTGGTATCGGTACAATCAGCGGTCTTGCCCTGATGAAGATGGAACGTATGCACATGGGATGGTATTTCCGCAATATTGGCTGGAAAGCTTTGATGGGTGGCGTCATCGGACTTGCTATCCTTTGGCTCTCCCATATCCTGGTGGCTGGTGCCGCAAACCTAATTATTTAA
- the pfkA gene encoding 6-phosphofructokinase: protein MAKIKTIGILTSGGDAPGMNAAIRAVTRSAIYNGFTVKGIYRGYDGLINDEIKTFSTENVSGIIGTGGTMLKTARSKEFMTEEGRQKAFETIQKEEIDALVVIGGNGSLTGAMNFAREFDVCCIGLPGTIDNDLYGTDNTIGYDTTMNTIVECVDRIRDTAQSHERIFFIEVMGRDAGFLAQNSAIASGAEAAIIPEDSTDVDQLAQFMERGIRKSKKSCIVIVSESPKCGALYYADRVRKEFPEFDVRVSILGHLQRGGRPSARDRILASRTGCGAIEAIMQGQRNVMIGVRNNEVVYVPLSEAIRSDKPFDRKLIKVLDELSI from the coding sequence ATGGCAAAGATTAAGACTATTGGAATTTTAACATCTGGAGGAGATGCTCCAGGTATGAATGCTGCTATCCGTGCGGTTACCCGTTCGGCTATCTACAATGGTTTCACTGTGAAAGGTATCTATCGAGGTTACGATGGTCTCATCAATGATGAAATTAAAACCTTTTCTACAGAGAACGTAAGCGGTATCATCGGCACAGGTGGTACGATGCTGAAGACAGCCCGTTCTAAGGAATTCATGACCGAGGAAGGTCGCCAGAAGGCATTTGAAACGATTCAGAAAGAGGAAATAGATGCGCTTGTCGTGATTGGCGGTAACGGCTCACTGACCGGTGCGATGAATTTCGCACGTGAGTTTGATGTATGCTGCATCGGATTGCCAGGAACAATTGATAATGACCTTTATGGTACAGACAATACAATCGGTTATGATACTACGATGAATACCATTGTAGAATGTGTAGACCGCATCCGTGATACTGCGCAGAGCCACGAGCGTATCTTCTTTATCGAGGTGATGGGCCGTGATGCCGGTTTTCTGGCGCAGAACTCAGCTATCGCCAGTGGAGCAGAGGCAGCTATCATTCCAGAGGATTCTACCGACGTAGACCAGTTGGCTCAATTCATGGAGCGTGGTATCCGTAAGTCTAAGAAGAGCTGTATCGTAATCGTGTCAGAGAGTCCTAAGTGCGGTGCTCTTTATTATGCCGACCGTGTGCGTAAGGAGTTCCCTGAGTTTGATGTACGTGTATCTATCCTGGGTCACTTGCAGCGTGGCGGCCGTCCGTCAGCCCGTGACCGTATTCTTGCGAGCCGTACCGGTTGTGGTGCCATTGAGGCTATCATGCAGGGACAGCGCAATGTGATGATTGGTGTACGCAATAACGAGGTGGTATACGTTCCGCTTTCTGAAGCCATCCGCTCAGATAAGCCATTCGACCGTAAACTGATCAAGGTTTTGGACGAGTTGAGTATCTAA